aatgagagagagaaagggagagggagaagcagactcccctcccctaagcagggagcctgatgtggggctcaatcccaggaccccaggatcatgacccaagccaaagacagacgcttaaataactgagctactcaggagcCCCAAAGATGTGTGGTGTTATTACAAGGTACttggtacttttttttcccccagagatttatttatttgagagaacacacacacacacacacacacacacacacacacacacacaggatctcaagctgactctgcactgagcacagagccaactcagggcttgatctcaagactctgagatcatgacctgagccgaacgcTTAACCCACTTGTGCCACCCACGTGCCTGGTGCTCGGTACTTTTGAGTAGGAAACATACAAGCTTCTTTGCTTCTGTAGCCCCGGGGTTGAATACATGATATGTCCCCAGAAAAGTATTTggtgaatgaaaaaaatggaagagatgaCTGCgggagtttgggggggggggcagagggtaGACACCAGTGGGCATCTCTGCTCCTGAAAACCAGACACACGCAGAGTTGGAAGCATGACAGACATGGATCAGATTAAGTTGTCATTCCTCTTTTCACTTTTAAGTATCTCAGACTCACGAGGTTCACTAAAGCCTGATAAATGATGAGAAGGAGAGGGTGCTGACTGGGGGCAGTGTTTACCCTGCTGGTGGTGAAGTAGAAGAAGAAAGCCTCCAGGAAAGCACCAGTGTGCTTGTCTCTGATGCAGCCATTGCCTGAGGTATCTGTGAGGCCTGGGCAGGGCAGCGAGGCTGTCCTGAGTTCACCTTTCACGCCATTTAGGGACACTGTTCCATTACCCTGTCCCATGGTCCCATGgcccaggtgcccaagaaaggTCTGGAAACCTTGGGAGTCAAGAGGAACCTTGGGAGCTATACCTGAAGCAGAGGGATGAGGTTGTAGGTGGAAGTTTGGGGTTCAGCCAGCCTGTAGGGAGATATTTGGAGGAACTTCACCTCTTCTGTGAATTCTCATAGGGAATTTGGAAGACCTTGGTGCTTTCAACCTCTAAAGGGAGGATGGTCTTGGGGACGAGAACAGATAGTAGCGCCTCCAACCCCAGGGCTCTCCGAGGATTGCCCTGTCTCTGATTGGGATCCCATCATTGCTCAGCCATGCTTGTTGCCCACATCTTTCTCTGCAGGTGTTTGCAAGAGCAGGCCGTTGGATTTGGTGTTCATCATCGATAGTTCTCGCAGTGTGCGGCCCCTGGAGTTCACCAAGGTGAAAACCTTTGTCTCCCAGATAATTGACACTCTGGACATTGGGGCGGCGGACACACGGGTGGCAGTGGTGAACTATGCTAGCACTGTGAAGATTGAGTTCCATCTGCAGACCTACTCGGATAAGCAGTCCCTGAAGCAGGCCGTGGCCCGGATCACACCCTTGTCTACAGGCACCATGTCAGGCCTGGCTATCCAGACAGCCATGGATGAGGCCTTCACCGAGGAGGCAGGTGCTCGGGGGCCCACTTCCAACATCCCTAAGGTGGCCATCATTGTGACAGACGGGAGGCCCCAGGACCAGGTGAACGAGGTGGCGGCTCGGGCCCGGGCATCTGGTATTGAGCTGTATGCTGTGGGCGTGGACCGGGCAGACATGGAGTCCCTCAAGATAATTGCCAGTGAGCCACTAGATGAGCATGTTTTCTACGTGGAGACCTATGGGGTCATTGAGAAACTTTCCTCTAGATTCCAGGAAACCTTTTGTGGTAAGTCTTTGCTCTCAACTAGAAAGGATGTTATATTCAGATGTTGTgtatccaaagaaaaaaagatctatttatttatttattttttggtggaaACTTTATGGAAAACTGAAATATAAGCAGtgctttccttgtgttttttccCAACTTAAACACACTTTGTTGGTTTAGGAATATAGAGTTGCTTTATATGTAACTTGGTTTGCTCATAAAAATCTTCATGTTTGCATTAGAAATGTGAAGGTctggaaatatccagaataaatgATCCTGCTGTTCCCTGAtgagctcagaaaaaaataaaaatgaaaaactcaagacacctcttttctcctctctgcccACAACTCCATTTTTCCTAGATATTTTCTTTAGCTTTACCATCTCAGGATTTTAACAGAACTCTGCTTGTTTTCCTGCAGAAGACAGGGAGCAGCATCTGTCTGCCCATGGAAGGATCAGTTGGTGTTCCAGTGTAACTGTCAGGGTTTTGCTTATTCTCTAGGTACTCTTAGTTTTCAGATTCTGCTCTTCATCTGATAATTCTTTGTGGAGGGACAGGATTAAgaaccaggggtgggggggggtgggattTCATTCCACTTGTGCGGTAGCCagaagcagatttaaaaaaaaaaaaaaaaagattgttactgtccttctgtcttttttcctttaggaTGGAGTTTGAGAATGAGCATGCTAATTTAATTGGAACtaatttaattcatttagcaTGTATCGGTCAAATCCATGAATATGAATCCATTTACTGCTGGGCTCTATTTTTAGATCAGAATTATGAATGtatgaaacatatttttttacttttaagtttctctttttctttgcatccatctatctgtctatatgtctgtctttctaTCTATAttcatgctttatttattttttatcatttagaGATACAGTGTTTCAAAGCCATCTGTGGAATTATCCAAACAGGTGTGGGCAAATTTCTAGTTcaggtgaatttttaaatgtaatacctTTTGCTGTATCACCTACTCCCCATCTCTTTATTTGATACATATTAGTGGATCACTGATGACACAAGGATAAAGGTATCTTTACAAAGACAAAGGTACCTCCCTACTTTCAAGCAGTAGTCTGGGGATGGTGATGAGACACACAAGTGAATCCGTAATTACAATTGTGAATTTCAACAAGACTTTATATTGAAATCACTGTGGAGCTCAGCAATCACCCTAGTTTGTCAGGAAATGGGAGATGAAGTCTTGGTCTGGAGCAAAGTTTGGCCTCAACTCAGCCAGACCTGGCTGGTGGCCCCTTGTCTTTCCTGTCCCAGGACACTGGGCCTTCACAAGCTGTCCTTGGCTTTGGTGGCATCTACTTGGTATTCATTGGTTTCTCAAAAGAACATGGCTTTCTTTCACCCAGGAAAACCCCCTGTGCTTGCGGGTGAGAGCTTTTCCATAAAGACACTGGCCTGTGGCAGAGTTGGGTCTCAAAGCTAGCACCTGGGGTTGGGCTTGCAGGCCATAAAGTAGCAAGTGGTGAGTGGTGATCTTTTCCTTCTGGTACAAAAGACCTGCttgttctgggggaaaaaatgtccTCTCTATGGAAAAAAGACTGAGGGGCAGCTTGTTGTAGTCAACGGGTTGGAAAGATCGCTCCATGAAAAGgcccttctttgggaaaatattagCCTTGACCTGTTGCCAAAACAGTCGAGGCTGGGTTACCTGCCCAGGAGTGCCAGCCTCCTCCAACAGGCCTCCTTGGTTTCTCAGAAATGActaaattcattgatttttctttcaaaacatgtcactaggaaaaaaaaaaatccaacaagatATAAACACCTCCAAGAGTGAAAAGATGGGGATGCAGCCTAGCTGACATAATCTCATTTattccattcttccttttctttttacctgCTTGTGTTGAGCATGGGAGCCCATTCACCTTGTAGACGTTAGTGGCTGTGAGGCTGCCTACGTGGACGTTTAGGCTCATGCATCCGTGCTGCTCATTCAGAAGGCAGTTACCTGCCTTGCCCTCCATCGTTTACATGTTCACATCTTCACATCTGTAACTCGTCCAAGAATGAGTGAGTTCCAGGCTAAGAGGCCTACCTGTGTGTGAATTCTGTTCTGACCCAAACTGTAGAGCCCTTGGAAAGCAGATTCTGGCTGCAACAGGACAACTAGCTCATAGATCTTCAAGAAGTATGTTGTAGTTCTCCCCAGGTCTTGAGTTGGGAAGTAGAAGCCTTCTTCCTGGGCTACGTGGATACACTGAATAAAATATCAAGTTGTCTGATCCCTGTAAGTGTTGGCTTCAGCTCCAaattcaaaatttcctttttctttgagaAAGCTGACAACGAGATCTATAATTTTAAACTAGTAACATGATTAATGTGAGAGTGGTATTTCCAGTGAGCCAGAGGCAGAAAACAAACAGGCAGTTTTTAGAGTGCCCTATAATTGAAAAGGAACCAGAGAGCGAGGTCTTTTTTGACATGGAAGAAAGTGTCTGGAATGTTTTTGATGTTTCCATACTGATTCCTGTAAACTTCCCATGCACAGCTTCGGACCCGTGCGCACTTGGCACACACCAGTGCCAGCACGTGTGTGTCAGTGATGGGGACGGCAAGCACCACTGTGAGTGTAGCCAAGGATACTCCTTGAACGCTGATATGAAGacatgttcaggtgaggcccgCTTCAGGGAGAGTGCCTGGCTGGGGCTTGTCTGGGGACCTTCTATCCTGGCCATGGACCGGCCTTCTGCTTTTCTCCTAATTGCTCTTTAGTGGGTTCCCTGTTGCTTATCAGTGTTTTTCCTCCAAAACTATTGGAGAGAAGTGAGGTAATACATGAATCAGCTTATTTATAGTTCTTATAATTAGTTTTAGAGAACAGGGTTAGTAGGGAAATGGGTTAGTAAGGAAGGGAGTCAAAACTTGGTCCTTTTGAGGATTTGGAACTTGTCCTGGATTTTACTTGATTAAATACAAGCTGCCCCTTTGTCTCTGTGACCACAGCTGCTCATTGGATTTAGGCACAGAAGAAAGTTTAGACAGGTTCTTATTTATCTGGTATGTGAATATACACACACGATCAGTAAAGATGGGAATTAGGGCCATTTTGGTTTAAATCCTCAGAAAAAGTTTCTGAGAGGAAGGAAACTACTAATTTTTACAGATGATGTAATTGAGAGCCAGGGAAGGAAGACTTACCCATGTCATGGGGTCTGTTAGTGAAAGAGCCAGCACAGAAATCAGTTCCCAACCTCCTGTCCTGGGGCTTTTCTGTTGTGCTAAGCAACCTTGTTTAGGTAGtatgagatgtgtgtgtgtgtgtgtagtactCTTAATTAATTTGCCACGTTTTCCATGCATTCACCTTTGTTCTGATGATCTTTTGATAGCTATTGATAAGTGTGCCCTTAATACTCATGGATGCGAACACATCTGTGTGAACGACAGGACTGGCTCTTATCATTGTGAGTGCTATGAAGGCTATACCTTGAATGAAGACAAGAAGACATGCTCAGGTAAGTGGGGGAGAAGGCTTTATTTTTGCTACCTCCCTCTCTGCATACCTACCTAGCCAGTATTGGAGGGTAGGTCATGCTGACAAGGtacttggtttttctctcttggGCATTTGCAATTTCCGAGCCTTCCTAGAAAAGTCAGAAATGGCAGTGTGTTATGTCTGTATCATGGCCCACATGGGGGAGTGTGTTGTGCATTCCATTCTCTGTACCTCGCCCTGGCAGTGCTTTCCAAATGCTAAAGACAGTTTAGTGAATTACaatgagagaatgaaaaaataaaataaaatcaaagaacgctctggggcgcctggatggctcagtggttgagcatttgcctttagctcagggcatgattccagggtcctgggattgagtcctgcatcaggttccttgctctgtggagtatgcttctccctctgccatctgctccctctgcttgtgttctctctgtctctctgacaaataaataagacctttaaaaaaaagacaaagcagttgggaaaggaaaaagaataaggaCTGTGCGCATAGGATTTTATTCAACTCCACTAACTTCCAATGTGAACCGATAGTACGGATGGCTGTGGAAGGTTTCCAATAGATTTGCTTCTTATCGATTTCTAGCTACAGGTAAGAAGATTTCTACATACGGGTAAGAAAagacttttccatttttaatttcttttcttctggacttttgtttggcAGCTCAAGACCAGTGCGCTTTTGGTACACATGGCTGCCAGCACGTTTGTGTGAATGACAGAGCTGGGTCCCATCACTGTGAATGCTACGAGGGCTATACTCTGAATGCAGATAATAAAACATGTTCGGGTAAGATCACTCTACAAATTCTTTCATAGCTGGCACTTTCTGTGGCAGTGAAACCAACTTGCGATTCACACAGGAAGAGATTCTTGAAGATATTTGAAAGAATCGGGCTTTAGACCTTCCACCACACTTATAGACTAACACATGCATTGCTCAGACAGCAGTGAGCTCACTTGATTTTGCAAACAGCGCACTTTAGAAATGGGTAGGGAGTGAGGGCTATGAGAAACACTCATTGAATGTAGAATCCTTATCCAGGAAAATTTTATGGCTCCGTCCACTGGGGACTTGTAAAGCAAATGGGAGCTTTAGAGGAAGTCAGTTGGACAGTAACTGTTTGGTGTGATAGGCTGAACTGATCTTTTTCCAATTAAAACTTGGCCTGGAACTTTTCTGTAGTGTTAATCTTAAAGCTGGATCCTTTTAGTAAAGGAGACTTTGTCAATGACTGAGTTAGACCCACACAGGTCTTCCAGTAAGTTGGAAGTAAGTTCTTCCCTGACAGTTTCTAGATGATCAATCTTCTGTGAATCTGAGCCTTATGACTTGGCTAATCCTCATTAATTTGATTTAAGCTCACTGGCAGAACAGGGGGGCATTTGTAATGTGAAAACACTTCTGAGAATTCCTACCATTTAAGACGGTGTTTAAAATTTTGGCCTCgtcaaactttttaaagatttttatgtatatgcTCCAGGTTTCTCAAGGAGGGATATTATGTGACCTTTTCAAGAGAGACGAAGGGAAATGGCACATCAccaattccctttaaaaaaaaaatcaattaaagagTACTGAGCAACTATTTGGTTCCCAGGACTGTGCAAAGCACTGTGGGGATGTAGGGAAGCACATTTTCTGCCTCTGAGCAATTTACAGGCTGGGCACAGAAAAGAATGAACATCTTGAGAAAGCAGAGACTagcctgggagaggggcagacagTAAGGGAGGGCCCACTTTGTATGCTATCAAGGGCAGGCCCTTGGTCATCACAGCAGCAAATTTATGTGAGCATCAAAGTTAGTTCCCTGTGCAAGTGGGTCGCTAATATGTTATTTTTGGTGATGGTGAAAATAATCCCTGTGTAGCTGGAGATGTTGGAGGCATTTATGGGCATTGGGAGAAGCCAAAGGTAAGTTCTGGGATATAATCAAGTCTCAGTGCAGCCCCAATACTCCAGGCAGGAGAAAAAGGGGAGGGGCTCCCAGATATTGGCAGGAAATGAGTAGGCAAGGGGGGAGGCAGTAAAGGGAGTGATGTGGGATGTAGGCAAGGAAGACAGGTTTTCTCCTGAAAGCTGACAACTAAAGGGTTCATTCTAAGCATCTGTTGCAACCAAACCAAAGCTTTTGTCTCTCAGAAATCCATGTTTACTTTCGCATTGTAACCTGGGAATGTTTTCTCTCCTGCCCTGCTCTCGGGCAGTTCGCAGCAAGTGTGCTCAGGGCTCTCACGGTTGCCAGCACATTTGCGTGGATGATGGGGTGGCCGCCTATCACTGCGACTGTTACCCCGGCTACATCTTGAATGAAGACGACAAGACGTGTTCAGGTAAAGGCTGTTCCTTGTAGCCTGTTTTGTTTGGAAGGATCATCTTCTAGGAGGAAGCTTTACTCTGGCCCAAGTCTTCTGGAGGCCCTCGGCTGTCTTCCCAGCCATTCTTCCCTTGtgattccttcctctctctttgtgtttctttctaaTCAAAGTCTTTTCCtaagttggatttttttgttgtggtggtggtggcagtagaTCCACATAATGCACAATTTcgcattttaactatttttaagtgtatagttcagctGTGTTATGTGCATTTCTACAGTTATGTGATGGTTCTGTTGTCCATCTGCAGAACTCAATCATCCGAAACTGAAACTCTGAACCTGTTCCCTTCTCTCCCCGCTCCTGGTAACCTCTCTTCTTCACCCATTCATTTCTTTTGCCTCTGCTGTCCACATTACGTGGATGAGCAGatattccaggaacgtgccctgccCGTTTCCACCCTTTGCTGGGACCCCTTTCCCTCACCACTCTTACTTGTCAAAATCTAAGGACAACAATCCTTGCCAACATTGGGTtttgttggattcaatttttgCCAGTCTAGTGGAGGCAAAAAAGTGTCTCCCCGTggtcttcattttttcattttctggctcCTCGAGAGGTTCAGCTCCTCTTCCTGTATTTATTggtcatttgaaatttttattgggaAATGACACTTATGCACTTACTTTTCTATtgggttatttgtatttttattactgactCAAAAGAATCCTTCACATTTCTGCATATAAATTCTTTGTTGTCCTGTGTGTTGCAAATGTCTTCTAGTGTTTCTACTTTTACTTAAATGATGTCTCTGCAACagtattcataatattttaattcttaagtTATGTAGTAGCTTTATTaattagtgtttatttttattatgctttATCACTTGCCTAAGTGTTCTCTAAATTACTTTGTGTGAGTCAAATGCTACAAAATAGtgtttgtatgtatttctttaattcccAGGCATAGTTCAATCTTACCTCTCTTCCAGAGTTCCCCTTTCCCTTCCATTGGGCTCTGTCCTCTTTCAGCCCAGGACACCTTGTGTTGGGGTTACTTGTGTGTTCCTTCAACCATTCTATCAGCCATTCAGTAAACAGACCATCTACTATGTTTTAGGCACTAGGTATATAATCGCAAACAAAACGGATATGGTCTTTGATAACAGTCTAAggggaaaagacaaggaaatagcAATTTATGAATGAAGAGCCATGTGAAAAGAACAGGGTCCTGAGACAGTGGGGACAGTGGGGGTTAGGGAACTTGCTTCGGGTTGGGAGTGTCTCTCTGAGGAAGTGACCTCTGAAACCCGAGGACCAGCTGTAGTTAGGTTGGGATTGAGGTGctggcagaaggagggagggcgGTGCAGAGGCTTGTGTGGTGACTTCAGGGGGAGAGGGGGGGGGAGGCAGCCCAGTGTGAGGGAAGCACCAGCAGCCCAGGGAAGTGTGGTGCCAACATGGTGAGGCAGGGGCCACGTCATCCTGATCTGTGGGGAGGGAAaggaatttgtattttgttctatGGAAAATGggaagttggggatccctgggtggctcagtggtttagcacctgccttcggcccagggcatgatcctggagtcctgggatccagtcccgcatcgggctccctgcatggagcctgcttcttcctctgcctgtgtctctgcctttctctgtgtaaatcttaaaaaaaaaaaaaaaaaaaaaaaaaaggaaaatgggaagttGCTGGAGAGTTTTAAGGAGCTGTTCCTAAAAGTCAACAGAATTTGGATAGATTATATTTAATCAAGTGAATTTATGGTCACGTTAGCCCTATATCCTTTGTAGAATGTGGGAGAAAACATAGCAGTGAAGGACCATTCTCTGTCCTCAGATGATGGTAATGCTCAATTGGAAGATTATTCATCAGTCTTCAGACCTGGGAAGTTACTCTTATTTCTATTAGGCAACTTTAGGGGCTACGATAGTGAGTAGGAATAGCTGCCTCACTGTATTTCAGAAAGAACTAGGAGTTAGCGTTATCATTCTCCCAGGTTCTTTACTTAAATGAGGATACAAACCTGAATTTTTACTTCCAAAGTATTTATGGAACTTTCAGTTCAGACCATTCAATAGAATAAGAGTCtgtataaaaaaaatcaggaattatctgattttaattcttgaaatattttggcCAAAGAGAGaattgttctcattttcatttcttaatgagGACATGGTATCATAATAAGATTAATTATCTTAGCTCTGTGTTCTTGGCTTCCCTACATCaactttttacatatttatatcattGAAAGGTTTCCAACAGTCACAAAAGTATAGTGAATGTAATGAACTCTACTATAATCAACAGCTAGGTTTGACAATTCCCAACAACTAATTCAATTTCTTCTGACATTaatattccaaagtattttttcCTCTATGTGCTCTTATATCCTTTTACCTCCTGGAAAATGCATTTAAGTCTTACAAATGGAAGGACTGAATTGTAGATTTCCTGGTTTGCTATGATTTCTAACGAGCTATAACATTTTGTGTACTGTCGTCATCAGCCATTGAAGAAGCACGAAGACTCATCTCCACAGAAGATGCTTGTGGATGTGAAGCCACACTGGCATTCCAGGATAGGGTCAACTCATATCTACAGAGATTGAATGCCAAACATATCCTTTCTGGAAGGTTTTCTTCTTTGAGCCATCCTAGGTAGTACAAATGAACCAAACATTTTAGGACATTCCATGGATAAGGGCCCTATTCATTACATTTTAAGATGAGCAATAGTAATACagtgtttactttttttcagtgttcttttaaaatgttttactagACTGTTTtgctcatttaatatttacatgttAAAAGCTGCCGAACTACTTCTTTCTCTAGTGCTTTTCCATAGCAGTATATGCTAATTGAGTTATTAACAGATGGAACTATTGTGCTGATTCCTTAATATGGGCTTTCTTAGTTCAGAATCTGTACATGTATGGAAGGAGTTGGCTGATTAGTGAGGGGATAGCTCAGATGACACATACTTTATGCTGGCCAGCCAAATGGTCAAAAGCAGATTTCAACATGTAACATGTACCATCCAAGAAACATTCAAAATCAGTTCTTTGACCAAAGGAATAACTCAGGAAAAGTACTTTTTCTTAGCTCAAGTTAACAACACTGTCCCTAGGGATCTTAGAGGAGTGGTATTCAAATTGTGATAGGGATatggggggtggggcacagaaaagtttttataaaaatcCCTTTGTAAATCCTTAAATTGACCTACCAAAAATGCCACAGGGGGTCAGTTGGCATTTTCTGTTCCCATTCCTCACTTCACTTTGCCATTCTCCTAACTTTACAGAAGGAAGGCATACCTCTTATCTCACCTGAATCTTCTAACGTGAATTTCTTGGAAAAGTAAAATCTCCAGAGAGCCAAACAAAGGGACAgttcaacagttttttttttttaaattggagttctatttgccaacatatagcctaacacccagtgctcatcccatcaagtgcccccctcagtgcccgtcacccagtcacccccacttcccacccacctccctttccaccaccccttgttcatttcccagatcaacagttttttaaatgaaggctTCATAAACACTACTCCCCCCAATTTATTCCATTAAGAGATATTTTTCCAATTAAactctgccttttattttcagtaattttatgtcaacatttataatttatttgtcaTTTGATCAATTATGTGCTCATAATAGTTGTAATGATAACTCAATCCTGATGATTAAAAAAACTGGGGGCCTTATGGTCAAAGAAAACTAAAGGTAGTTTCAATATAAGTGTTTATGTGCTTTTTGTTTGTAAATTTTCCTCAAAGAAACCTTGGCGATCAAGAAAAGATTTTCAAGATTCAAAGTAGAATAAAATTCTGTGgagaaagtagaaaggaaatacaaatacaaGGAAACACAAATTgctttaactattttattttagactttGGTAGGTATCCATTCAGTGTGGTATTAGTATACAGGATACACTTGAAAGACcaatttagattttatattttaattaaaaaatgttttaaagacttatttatatctttcagagagagacagacagacagcatgAGCTGtggggagggtgcagagggagacagagaggggatgcagactccccgctgagcgcagagcccaatgcagggcttgatttcaggaccaatgagatcgtgacctgaggtGAAagagagtcagacgcttaaccaactgagccaaccaggtgcccctagattttattttaaaaaaatcattatttatgaTATGGTAGAAATTGTATATTTTGTAACTGAAACTTAGGATGAAAATTTTCATATAGTTTAAATATGCACAGACATCACTTAtttgtcaaaattattttaggggATAGGAGCAAAAATGTTTGCAGACAACTGCTGTATATCATCATCTCTGAGGACCTCTGCTTTATAACATGCTCTCTAAAGAATACCATTTGAATTTTAGAGTTTTGATGAGAATATAAATAGAACGTAATTATTTTCTGTTATCTTGTATTGAAGTGTTTGAAAGTGTGTTTATGTTTTCTGATgtctaaaaataaaaggcattggcCTTAACAACTAGTCACTTGATGACATTTTGGGGAAGTTGCAAGCAGATGAATACGGACAAGTACGTCGTTGAAGTACTCAGATTTTTCACCTGGAAATACCAAGAGCTTGATTTACTTCATATTTTTGCATACTTCAATGTTCCTGCTAATAATTTGCCATTGCAAATGCTTGAATATTACTGGATAAGTAGTATGAGGGTCTTTTTGGAgaatcagtattatttttttaaggaaataaacgTTCAGATCCTTAAGAGCAAACTTTAGTGTCTCTAAGCTATGACTGTGAAATGATTCATAGGAAATAGAATGAAaagtttaatatttctttatttaccaATTgagccatttaatttttaaatgtttatttcattcattccattcTTACGATGGAAACTTTTGATCTATTTTCTTTTGGTAGTATTTATAGTATAAACCAGTTTTATTATGGAGAGTGTAAATTATACAAAGTATTTACACATTAAAAAGCTCATATAATTAAACTGAGGTGAATATAATTTAGAACTGTTTCTTTAAGGATTTGTTTTTTGCTCACTTTTTGCTGGAGTATTACTGAAGCTGTGATCAAGGGATTGTAACACACATATCTAGATCAAGTGAACATTACATGAAACATTATATAAGAAACACATAACTAAAGACTTTAGTTTTGAATCTAAGAGTGTTATAAACTTTTTaccaaggacaaaaaaaaaatcttaccttatCTTTACTGTTTGACTTTAGGATCCAATCAATAAAATTATGTACCTAGAAATACTGCTCTAACAAGTAACCACACACCTAATGgtgactttttaaagtttaagcgTAACTTTTCTTACATACTtggtatatgtcttttttttttcagcttgagAGCTTATAGTTTTTAGAAGGGAACAGTCTTTTAAATTGTGActactcaatttttctttttttttggtttctattgtCTTTAGTATAATAAAAAAGTTACTGTCTTTACATATTGTTATGACTGTTTTTGTGACCTGTATCAATTTTGTCTATTAACATACTTTCTTAAATTAAACTGAATTaccaattattttgaatatataatggTTTCTTTTCAAAGGACACAATATTGTAACTCTTCCTATAATTTAATCTCAtagttttaaagttaaa
This is a stretch of genomic DNA from Canis lupus baileyi chromosome 12, mCanLup2.hap1, whole genome shotgun sequence. It encodes these proteins:
- the MATN3 gene encoding matrilin-3, which translates into the protein MPRHLSGLLLLLWPLLLLLPPPAPAAPGPLTRPGWRRLGTRGPGGSPGRRPAPAAPTRAPLPGAGQPGGARGAGVCKSRPLDLVFIIDSSRSVRPLEFTKVKTFVSQIIDTLDIGAADTRVAVVNYASTVKIEFHLQTYSDKQSLKQAVARITPLSTGTMSGLAIQTAMDEAFTEEAGARGPTSNIPKVAIIVTDGRPQDQVNEVAARARASGIELYAVGVDRADMESLKIIASEPLDEHVFYVETYGVIEKLSSRFQETFCASDPCALGTHQCQHVCVSDGDGKHHCECSQGYSLNADMKTCSAIDKCALNTHGCEHICVNDRTGSYHCECYEGYTLNEDKKTCSAQDQCAFGTHGCQHVCVNDRAGSHHCECYEGYTLNADNKTCSVRSKCAQGSHGCQHICVDDGVAAYHCDCYPGYILNEDDKTCSAIEEARRLISTEDACGCEATLAFQDRVNSYLQRLNAKLDDILGKLQADEYGQVRR